Proteins encoded within one genomic window of Carassius gibelio isolate Cgi1373 ecotype wild population from Czech Republic chromosome A4, carGib1.2-hapl.c, whole genome shotgun sequence:
- the LOC127968236 gene encoding gastrula zinc finger protein XlCGF7.1-like, giving the protein MEFIKEEREEMKIEETFRVKHEETETHNNIKMAFIKEEREDVKIEETFRVKHEDTEEQTDLMALKEESQGLNETEEKEQNEKHHDFKTEEKSISCSQTEKTQKIQTKTLNSNIIHTGEKSYTCKLCGKRFTQQNTLNVHMRIHTGEKPYTCKLCGKCFTQKNTLKVHKRIHSEERPFICPHCGKRFKQKNTLNVHMRIHTGEKPYTCELCGKCFTLKNTLNDHMSIHTGKKPYTCKVCGKCFTQKKTLNVHMSIHTGEKPFICKLCGKNFSHNIYLKNHMRIHN; this is encoded by the exons atggagtttattaaagaggagagagaagaaatgaagattgaagaaacattcagagtcaaacatgaagagacTGAGACACACAATAATATAAAGATggcgtttattaaagaggagagagaagatgtgaagattgaagaaacattcagagtcaaacatgaagatactgaggaacaaacag ACCTGATGGCACTGAAAGAGGAGAGTCAAGGACTgaatgaaacagaagagaaagaacaaaatgagaaacatcatgatttcaaaactgaagaaaaatcAATTAGTTGTTCACAGACTGAAAAGACTCAGAAAATACAAACTAAAACCCTTAATTCCAACataattcacactggagagaaatcttacacctgcaaactgtgtggaaagAGATTTACACAACAAAATacccttaatgtccacatgagaattcacactggagagaaaccttacacctgcaaactgtgtggaaagtgttttacacagAAAAATACCCTTAAAGTCCACAAGAGAATTCACAGTGAAGAGAGACCATTCATATGCCCTCATTGTGGAAagagatttaaacagaaaaatacccttaatgtccacatgagaattcacactggagagaaaccttacacctgtgagctgtgtggaaagtgttttactcTGAAAAATACCCTTAATGACCACATGAGTATTCACACTGGAAAGAAACCTTACACTTGCAAAGTGTGTGGAAAatgttttacacagaaaaaaacccttaatgtccacatgagtattcacactggagaaaaaccttttaTCTGCAAACTCTGTGGAAAGAATTTCTCACATAACATATACCTAAAGaatcacatgaggattcacaacTAG